The Halichoerus grypus chromosome 15, mHalGry1.hap1.1, whole genome shotgun sequence genome includes a window with the following:
- the NUDT19 gene encoding acyl-coenzyme A diphosphatase NUDT19 isoform X2, whose protein sequence is MNSSLQPRASSWRRAATILLAAGWVRPSPAAPSLPPEGFRLLLLQRSENQGFLPGAHVFPGGVQNMADCSADWLRLFAPHHQPPLFGLGPARSRPASFPGLPDAAADEDAAALPDDVAARICAIRETFEEAGVLLLRPRAALPAVPELGRALAPPRDLDAWRDRVRRDPRHFLSLCAHLDCTPDIWALHDWGGWLTPFSCRGGRRFNTAFFLCCLSEPPQVYPDLTEVVSCQDLMPDCELAHCSWPALPVVNFLSNLYTQHGARIHNPETKSHMLYCLSEPAVPGMVKFLMMVISIRGN, encoded by the exons aTGAACTCCTCCCTGCAGCCGCGCGCCAGCAGCTGGCGGCGGGCAGCCACCATCCTACTGGCGGCCGGCTGGGTGCGCCCAAGCCCCGCCGCCCCGTCGCTGCCCCCCGAGGGCTTccggctgctgctgctgcagcgCTCCGAGAACCAAGGCTTCTTGCCCGGGGCGCACGTCTTCCCGGGGGGCGTGCAGAACATGGCAGACTGCTCGGCAGACTGGTTGCGCCTCTTCGCGCCGCACCACCAGCCGCCGCTCTTCGGCCTGGGCCCCGCACGGTCGCggcctgcctccttcccagggcTGCCCGACGCCGCCGCCGACGAGGACGCCGCGGCGCTGCCGGATGACGTCGCCGCCCGCATCTGCGCCATCCGCGAGACCTTCGAGGAGGCGGGCGTGCTGCTGCTGCGGCCCCGGGCCGCCCTGCCCGCCGTGCCTGAGCTGGGCCGGGCCCTCGCGCCGCCGCGGGACCTGGACGCCTGGCGCGACCGCGTCCGCCGCGACCCGCGCCACTTCCTGAGCCTGTGTGCGCACCTCGACTGCACGCCCGACATCTGGGCGCTGCACGACTGGGGCGGCTGGCTTACGCCGTTTTCGTGCCGCGGCGGCCGCCGCTTCAATACAGCCTTCTTCTTGTGCTGCCTGAGCGAGCCGCCGCAGGTCTACCCAGACTTGACCGAGGTGGTGAGCTGCCAG GATCTCATGCCTGATTGCGAGCTTGCTCATTGCTCCTGGCCAGCATTACCAGTAGTAA attttttaagtaatctctacacccaacatggggctcgtattcacaaccccgagaccaagagtcacatgctctactgtcTGAGCGAGCCAGCTGTCCCAGGAATGGTGAAATTTTTAATGA TGGTCATCTCCATCAGAGGCAACTGA
- the NUDT19 gene encoding acyl-coenzyme A diphosphatase NUDT19 isoform X1 — translation MNSSLQPRASSWRRAATILLAAGWVRPSPAAPSLPPEGFRLLLLQRSENQGFLPGAHVFPGGVQNMADCSADWLRLFAPHHQPPLFGLGPARSRPASFPGLPDAAADEDAAALPDDVAARICAIRETFEEAGVLLLRPRAALPAVPELGRALAPPRDLDAWRDRVRRDPRHFLSLCAHLDCTPDIWALHDWGGWLTPFSCRGGRRFNTAFFLCCLSEPPQVYPDLTEVVSCQWSSPSEATESFISKEIWFAPPQFYEIRRLGNFASLSDLHKFCLDGASEGMERWLPITFLTADARLQLLPGDELYLEDSEFLENVMSSEKKTEEIMKEGKTFHRLVLHSHHVYNLHVTIHSKYKQVYPKTYVISKSHL, via the exons aTGAACTCCTCCCTGCAGCCGCGCGCCAGCAGCTGGCGGCGGGCAGCCACCATCCTACTGGCGGCCGGCTGGGTGCGCCCAAGCCCCGCCGCCCCGTCGCTGCCCCCCGAGGGCTTccggctgctgctgctgcagcgCTCCGAGAACCAAGGCTTCTTGCCCGGGGCGCACGTCTTCCCGGGGGGCGTGCAGAACATGGCAGACTGCTCGGCAGACTGGTTGCGCCTCTTCGCGCCGCACCACCAGCCGCCGCTCTTCGGCCTGGGCCCCGCACGGTCGCggcctgcctccttcccagggcTGCCCGACGCCGCCGCCGACGAGGACGCCGCGGCGCTGCCGGATGACGTCGCCGCCCGCATCTGCGCCATCCGCGAGACCTTCGAGGAGGCGGGCGTGCTGCTGCTGCGGCCCCGGGCCGCCCTGCCCGCCGTGCCTGAGCTGGGCCGGGCCCTCGCGCCGCCGCGGGACCTGGACGCCTGGCGCGACCGCGTCCGCCGCGACCCGCGCCACTTCCTGAGCCTGTGTGCGCACCTCGACTGCACGCCCGACATCTGGGCGCTGCACGACTGGGGCGGCTGGCTTACGCCGTTTTCGTGCCGCGGCGGCCGCCGCTTCAATACAGCCTTCTTCTTGTGCTGCCTGAGCGAGCCGCCGCAGGTCTACCCAGACTTGACCGAGGTGGTGAGCTGCCAG TGGTCATCTCCATCAGAGGCAACTGAGAGTTTCATATCAAAGGAAATTTGGTTTGCACCTCCACAATTCTATGAAATAAGAAGACTGGGAaactttgcctctctctctgacttgcACAAATTTTGTTTGGACGGTGCATCGGAAGGAATGGAAAGATGGCTGCCGATCACATTTTTAACTGCTGATGCAAGGCTCCAGCTTTTACCAG gagATGAGCTGTACTTAGAAGAttcagaatttttagaaaatgttatgTCCTctgaaaaaaagactgaagaaatcATGAAGGAAGGCAAGACATTTCACCGACTAGTGTTACACAGCCACCATGTGTATAATCTCCACGTGACTATCCATTCGAAGTATAAGCAGGTTTATCCTAAGACCTATGTGATAAGTAAGAGCCATTTGTAG